In one window of Macrotis lagotis isolate mMagLag1 chromosome 5, bilby.v1.9.chrom.fasta, whole genome shotgun sequence DNA:
- the LOC141489457 gene encoding large ribosomal subunit protein eL42-like — IRRTLCKKCGKPQKVTQFEKSQDSLKELGKRRNHRKQNGCGGQTKESFQKKAKKKNPKKIVLRLDCVEPSCRSKRKLAMKRFKHFELGGVKKRKGQVIQF; from the coding sequence ATCCGCAGAACTTTGTGCAAGAAGTGCGGCAAGCCTCAGAAAGTGACGCAGTTCGAGAAAAGCCAGGATTCCCTGAAGGAACTGGGGAAAAGACGAAACCATCGGAAGCAGAACGGTTGTGGTGGGCAGACAAaagaaagttttcagaaaaaggcaaaaaaaaaaaacccaaaaaagattGTACTGAGGCTTGACTGTGTGGAACCCAGCTGCAGGTCTAAGAGGAAGCTTGCCATGAAGAGGTTTAAGCATTTTGAACTGGGAGGAGTTAAGAAGAGAAAGGGCCAAGTGATCCAGTTCTGA